The Diorhabda carinulata isolate Delta chromosome 12, icDioCari1.1, whole genome shotgun sequence DNA window ttgaaaaacttttttttttcaatttgcttttcccaaatattaattgttaatCATATCTGTATACATTAATCTAAAATGGGGAATTCATTCccaattttgttccaaaatctAACCGTGCTCTTTTCAAAAACCGTTCTTTCAccctaaaaacaaaaataataaattcatatattgtAATCAACATCAAACAATTcaaaaagtagttcaaatgtcacatattttaaaaaatatatttatctgtAACAAGTTTCAATGCAATTCAaagagtagttcaaatgtcacTCGATCATCAAACACCATTTTCTAGAACTGGACACTACTTTTTGACCCTATCAATAATCAAGGTTATTTAGGAATTTTTGGAGTTACTTCCAGATTGCTGTCTTCTTTTGAAACTCAGCAGCATTTTCCTACACTATAGTAAAGCTCTGAGACAATAACAAGCGTTGAAGCTTCTTTCCTGGCAAGTTAATTGGTCTCATTTCCTTTTTCTTTCTGTAGTTCTACTTCGATACTACATTGAGTGAGTGATTCAGAAGCTCAGTGCTTTAATGGTTGCTCTATCTATCGATTTGTCACATTTGGATGTGACATGTTATGTCTCTTTGGATGTAAATTTTGAGGCAGTAgctagttacatttttttaaaattttttaaatacttacaTAATTTCTTGCCTTTTAACGAGCTCGTTAACGACAAATACAACCAATGGTGAGACACCAGCAAATATAATGACCCATAAAGGAATTGAAAACTCCGTGTTGACATCCTGGGTTTCTGTGATATTAACGAAGGTCAAAATTGTGTAGATGGATTGTGATGTTATCCTAAAAAGTGACAGTATGAAAAAACTacgtgaaaaaatcgatttttgtgactaaattttcaataaaaaaaaagtaaataatgaTACTGTACAAtttcttatccaaaaaattattagaaagcTGAATACCATTTAAAGTTGATAGCGTTTAAGGTATGTTTGCAAAAACATAAATAACAGATGTTTTAAATCATTGCcaagttgtaatttttttccagttattgtggaaatagaaaataagagccgaaatttcgaaattttctttttaaataaccGATTGTATAACAcagtaattaaaatttctttttggttattttaaatatgttcgGTAGCTGCAAACTTAACTTAAAAGcactttaaataataattttgaaaaaccacTCACAAAATGAAGATGGCAATcaaccaataaatatttgaatgcgGCGATTTTTGAAAAACCAAATGATCACGATGGATAAATCCAATGGAAATAGCAACtataatcaaaaatgaaattatataaaaattaaattgttgacAATatgagaaattagaaaaaatttactcaccgaaatgtaacaaaataataaaactaattatgAGTCTAGCTACCAGTAGGGTCCATTCATTTTCATCCCATCCACCCATAGATGCGGATTCTGTTAATATAACAGGATTGTAAAAAAAGGCACATGTACAATTCGAAAGTACCGCACAAATCTGTTCGCAGTGATTCGTCAAAATACCAATATAGGATGTTAACACCACAATAAAACTAACCAAATATTTGCTACCATAACACCATAATATGAATACAGCCACCTAAAAATTTTAACGTAATagtaccaaaaaatattttcaattttgagaataaaactTTACATTCCAGTTGGTCAGATTTTGGTTTTTCCCTTGAGGCTTCTTCATCACGTCAGGATCAATGGGTCTGGCCATTAAGGACACGCTCAACAGAGGTACTACTAAACACGAAAACCACAGAACTTGTCCGGTGGTTAGAAGACCTGGTAGCATCAATACTGTTGATAATACTTGTAGTAAACTCAAAGCTATGCAACAGCACAACCAGAATTGACCtaaaatttcgaagaaaaaaaaaataattgaattttaattaattatagattTGTATACCCGAGTTCCAAATCGAAGTAACGAAATTTCTAGATTCCATTACTAGTCTATAAACTGGAAGAGGAGCATCTCGCTGGATTGCCAAAGAACATGGTATTGAATTTAATTGACCAGATAAGTCGATTGGACCGATGCAATTTTCCGGAGTTTTGTAAGCTTTTATTTTTTGGCACACCTGAGGGTACAGTGGCATCACTGAAATACTAAAACAAAGCCttcagaaactgtctttttcaaatataaagtcATTAGAAAAATGGATTTCAGtagatgtaaatattttaatgtgtATGGGTGGTCACATAAGTACTgagcctgacctagagataaTGGCagttgaaaaatatgtatataataaagCAAATGTCAAGTTTAAAGAGGCCACTTTGTTTAGTACTTGTTTGGTGGCATTCCATAGTGGTAAAttgtgaaaatggaaaaaattggtcatcgatACTTGATACAAAACaacttttgaaaattcagtAACAGAATTACCAAGATGGGCATCACACTGGTTGACCAAGCAGACTTTTCCCACCGTTTTATAGCCACGAGTCCATTATTTTACACTTGAGACTaaagaacaatgaaaaagttGATTGTTAAGAGAAATTGGGCTCCAAAGGAGACCAAGATCGTTTTACTAACAGGCAAGGTTATGgtgtggaataattttcatcaattaacaagaaaaatgagaaaatatcaaTAGAGAGTATTATGAGAATGTTTGAGCAAAGATATCAAACAAAATTACTCGCTGTTGGCTAAGAAGAAATGCCACTTTCATCATCCACCCCAAATATGTCCAAAACTAAAGCTAAATTGATACCTTATTCACCCTAATCGCCAAACTTAGCtcttttggattattttctgtcctCAAACTTGAGTTTAGGACCATGATGGTATGGTATGATCTTCCCATATATTTACCTTGCGTCAGCTTGCATAAACACACCGGCATTATCACAATTTTCCGCCGATCCCATAATGCAGACAACCTCATTGTAATCTTGCATAATTTGTAACATTTCCCTTGTGACGTCTGGCGTACAATCAGTGAACAAAGATACCAATAAAGGTACGTTATCAATTAATTCAATGTGCGGCCTTATTTTGTCGATTCCTCTAGGTAATTTCGcctaaaaccaaaataatatcaattctcaaaaataataatcgcTCGTTTAATTTGTCATTACTCACTCTATTACTCATATCAAAATTAATGGGGGCACTATGTTCCGTACTCTCCGTAAGATTACTCAAAGATTGCCACTCGGGAGCGGTGTTATCGGCTTGTAAAAGGAAACTTTCCTGGCTGGTTTCTTCAGTTTCTTCTTGTTGTTCTGAACGTTTTCTTTCTATATTGAACTTTTCCacttctttttcaaatttgacgGTGGAATGTTCCAGATTTATGGCGCTTGGTGCGGAGAAACTCATCGTCCTCGACGATTCTAGGTTACTACTACATACAAAATATTCGAATCaactttaataataaaagaaatatagtaaaaaatgatttatctaCAATATTCGCATATTTACAAGGTGTGTCATATCATCTACCGATTAGTGTATTGATCTTGATTGTAATGTAACGTTACATTGTAAATTATTAGAagttattataatgaaataactaAATTATGTTCTGGAAAATCACTATTAGGTACTAACGTAGCATAAACTATACCAAATAGGGAAATAAGTGTATCAGATTCCACAAAGATCCACTTTAAAGGTAGAATATGTCTTTGGACAATGTTTTTATACGTTATATATCtatagaaactgtcttttcaaaaatatactgtCATATGTTTTCAGAAactgttttttacaaaaaagtacCGTCTTATGTGATGGAAAAATGTCTATATACCGTCATGTCTTtggaatctatttttttttgaaaaaaaaaacgttatagGTCTTTAGAGATGGTCTAGATACCGTCATATATGAATATAAAccgtctttttcaaaaatatgttgtttgaaactgtttttcttgaaaataaaactgtcacATATCTTTataaactgtctttttcaaaaatttaccgTCATATGTCTTGGAAAATAATCTTGTGTCTTTGAAAACTGTCTATATACCGTCATATATCCTTGAAGATTGTTTAGATACCGTCATTTGTCtatagaaactgtcttttcaaaaatatgttgtcatttgttttcaaaaactgttttttacaaaaatgtacCGTCTTGTGTGATGGAAAACCGTCATGTATCTTTGGAGACTGTCAATATACCGTCATATATCTTGGGGaacttttttttgcaaaaacaaaCAGTCATGTGTCCTTAGAAGTTGTCTAAGTACCATCTATAGAAATtgtcttttcaaaaatatactgtCATATGTCATTTGAAActgtttttcttgaaaatacaacttttatatgttggAAACTGTCTAAATACCGTCATATGTGTATAGAAATTGTCTATATACCGTCAtgtctttaaaaaatgtttgttctgGAAAAACATTTGTCTATAGAAACTGTCTTGTCCAGAAATATAGTGTCATATGTCATTTGAGAgtgtttttcttgaaaatacaacttttatatgttggAAACTGTCTAAATACCGTCATATGTGTATAGAAATTGTCTATATACCGTCAtgtctttaaaaaatgtttgttctgGAAAAACATTTGTCTATAGAAACTGTCTTGTCCAGAAATATAGTGTCATATGTCATTTGAGAgtgtttttcttgaaaataaaactgttatatgccttttattcaaaaacaaatattcatgtATCTTTAGAAATTGTCTATATACCGTCatgtctttggaaactgtctttttcaaaaatatactgtCATATGTCAGTTGAAACTgtttttcttggaaataaaaACTGTCTTTGGAAAGTTTGGAAGTTCCATGGGTGAATAATTGAATCAGCGGGAGCTCATGCATGCAATAATCACACAAAAGTAATTagagatacaaaaaatttaatgttcaatgtaaggaattgaaaaaaagattGTAATACTACTAGTAATAACATgcatatatcaataaaataaaaattagcaaATTATAAATTGCAATTAGTTTGTACCAAATAATCGCAGCGATTTTTTACCACAATAAATAAGTTAAATTGGTGGTTGGATTTggtttcatcaatattttcaaactgaATTTAAATTCTACATGCTATATTTCAAAAGTGTGCAATCTAAGTTGGGATGAAGAGAATACCTATTAATCAAGAACGGTTTGTCATCGATACGAGGTGAATTCTGATTCCTTTTGACACTTTGTATCATACATCTATGCCTTTGCTGAGGAGGACTAAAACTAGCCTCTGCTTGTCCGCCGTTTTCTCCTCTGTTGGAACCCAGATAAAATTGCACacaataaacatataaaaacatacagtaaaacatttttggggTATTAGAAGAAATagtaacaaataaaatcaaattacaaGGTGTACCATCTTCAGTTAGTCCCTGAAGAcaaggctcgaaggaccagagtTGGTTCACTATGAATATCACCATAAATTTCCGtttctatttcttctaatttttgcAAGAATGTACGAAAGGCTTACAAGAGAGatgtataatcaaaatttcttttagaaTTGGGTAAGAAAGTGCATGCGAAGATTATGTTAATGGTTTCAGTTTTATCAGTTATTGACAAATGTATTAGTTCTATCCAACAGGAGGATACATTTAATTATAACACTATAATGAGATTATTCTTCTTTCCCCTGAAATTTAGTCTTCGTCTGTATGACTACGAAGCCATTGAATACTCTGGAATAGTTCTAAAGACCTTCCAAGTATATTCTATGGTATCAGATTGGCTATGAAAGCAATAGACGATATGAGACAGAATAAATTGACAGAAGTTGAATTTGCAATTtagtaattaattaatattcaatattcaacatTTAAAATTCATGTTTGGAGCTAGAAGAATGCATTTTATACCTAATTTGTAGGTGTTATAAGATATATTTTGTGTaaggaaaacagaaaaaactgaaacaaattaataacaaaaaagtaaagAAGTAAATCTTTAAAATCACCTATTTCTTTCGCTTAATAAAGATATGTGGCAATTCCAACCACTCTCTAGTCccattttttcactaaaaaccCTCGAACGCAGTTCATTTTCTTTGCTGAAATGAACGAACCTTATGCAAGCTCGTTCGAGCTGTTCGATCAAATGTACctgcaataaaataattatattataataaaaaataagctACTGTTATACAAAATCATAATAAAAGCAATTTGGATTCACGATATTGACCTCCATAGTTCCGTATATAATGgaagaaaaacacaaaattcatgaaattataaTCAGTACATACcatatcaattaaaacttgATATTGCATGGTAACCATgcctataaaaatttgattacacTGTATTTGGAAACAACTTTCTGCATCGGTGACTGTATCAGCATGACACTCATTATATAACAGGGAATCTGTAATGGAAAATATATCTtaacgaaaatataattttattttattataaggTTATAATGAAGCAACTTTAACGGTTtggaatcatttttttaatggaactataggaagaaatctagttacttttgctTCAACAACCAACGAAAAGTTACCATAAGATTAGTGGCAACACAGAGTTCAAAAAGGTTAATTTTAGTTAGTGGTAGACATGATTTGACATAAAACAAGGCAACTTTATCGGTTTAGAGTCATATTTATTGGAACTATAGaaagaaatctagttacttttgctTCAACAACCAACGAAAGGTTCCCAAAAGATTAGTAGCAACATAgagttaaaaaaagtttaattttagtTAGTGGTAGACATGATTTGACATAAAACAAGGCAACTTTATCGGTTTTGAGTCATATTTATTGGAACTATAGaaagaaatctagttacttttgctTCAACAACCAACGAAAGGTTCCCAAAAGATTAGTGGCAACATAgagttaaaaaaagtttaattttagtTAGTGGTGGACATGATTTGACATAAAACAAGGCAACTTTATCGGTTTTGAGTCATATTTATTGGAACTATAGaaagaaatctagttacttttgctTCAACAACCAACGAAAGGTTCCCAAAAGATTAGTAGCAACATAgagttaaaaaaagtttaattttagtTAGTGGTAGACATGATTTGACATAAAACAAGGCAACTTTATCGGTTTTGAGTCATATTTATTGGAACTATAGaaagaaatctagttacttttgctTCAACAACCAACGAAAGGTTCCCAAAAGATTAGTGGCAACATAgagttaaaaaaagtttaattttagtTAGTGGTAGACATGATTTGACATAAAACAAGGCAACTTTATCGGTTTAGAGTCATATTTATTGGAACTATAGaaagaaatctagttacttttgctTCAACAACCAACGAAAGGTTCCCAAAAGATTAGTAGCAACATAgagttaaaaaaagtttaattttagtTAGTGGTAGACATGATTTGACATAAAACAAGGCAACTTTATCGGTTTAGAGTCATATTTATTGGAACTATAGgaagaaatctagttacttttgctTCAACAACCAACGAAAGGTTCCCAAAAGATTAGTAGCAACATAgagttaaaaaaagtttaattttagtTAGTGGTAGACATGATTTGACATAAAACAAGGCAACTTTATCGGTTTAGAGTCATATTTATTGGAACTATAGaaagaaatctagttacttttgctTCAACAACCAACGAAAGGTTCCCAAAAGATTAGTAGCAACATAgagttaaaaaaagtttaattttagtTAGTGGTAGACATGATTTGACATAAAACAAGGCAACTTTATCGGTTTTGAGTCATATTTATTGGAACTATAGaaagaaatctagttacttttgctTCAACAACCAACGAAAGGTTCCCAAAAGATTAGTGGCAACATAgagttaaaaaaagtttaattttagtTAGTGGTAGACATGATTTGACATAAAACAAGGCAACTTTATCGGTTTTGAGTCATATTTATTGGAACTATAGaaagaaatctagttacttttgctTCAACAACCAACGAAAGGTTCCCAAAAGATTAGTGGCAACATAgagttaaaaaaagtttaattttagtTAGTGGTAGACATGATTTGACATAAAACAAGGCAACTTTATCGGTTTAGAGTCATATTTATTGGAACTATAGaaagaaatctagttacttttgctTCAACAACCAACGAAAGGTTCCCAAAAGATTAGTGGCAACATAgagttaaaaaaagtttaattttagtTAGTGGTAGACATGATTTGACATAAAACAAGGCAACTTTATCGGTTTAGAGTCATATTTATTGGAACTATAGgaagaaatctagttacttttgctTCAACAACCAATGAAAGGTTCCCAAAAGATTAGTAGCAACATAgagttaaaaaaagtttaattttagtTAGTGGTAGACATGATTTGACATAAAACAAGGCAACTTTATCGGTTTTGGTTACTGGTAAGCACAATGCACGTGCCCTAATGTCAAATATCACGTAGTATTtatttcatacaatattttgaCCACGTAAATCAGCCTTTAATAAATTTACCTGCACTATAATACTGTGTTGATTTTATCTTCGGTTCTAAAACACTTTTTACATCCCAATGCACTGGAGTCGGACTTCTTTGACTTAAATATAAATGTCTCGAGTCGCTGGGTAGTTCTAAATAAACTTCACTCAATTTCGAGTGGATAGTTTTGATCAAAGgtctgaaaataaattatcgattaataaatttgatatacaCAATTAATTCCTCAAGAAATGTTAAGCtataatctgttttttttttctatggaaaatattgttatttgaattcaatttcCAATGGTAATTCAATTAcatttatatgtaaataaaatgaaattggaaTGGGAATCTTCTTCGTAATTGTTGTATACGAATAAAAAACGCCATACCTATAAGCAAACGCAGTACAATACGCAGTAAGACTGCTCCTTTGATAAAAATCTTGTATTCTTTTTCTATCAGTATTCGATAATGGTACCAGATCATGTCCGTCCCAATAGTCGACGCAAGAATCTAAAACGATATCAGCAGTTCCTTCGGAAAGCAACTGCATGTTACCCGTTGATAATTCTTGAACGATTACTGCAAACATATGAGGAAATGGGAATTTTAACTTCGTTGATAACTGCAGAGATCTCGCGTATTTGTTATCTCTCCTCATCATTTCGGTTTGctgaaacaatttaatttttagtccGATATCTAACAAAAGGCAAgaagatttcaaatattttatatatttataaacatacaGACCCCGTATCACATCAAGACTGGGAGGATGGGGAACGTTGGCAAAGAGCTGACCAATTTGGAGGTGAATTGTTGAGGAGGCTCGAGCATAGGGAACGTTAGTATCAAGTTAACGAAGACTTAAAAACAGTGAATGTAAGAGGATGGGGAAAGTTGGAGGCAAATTGTGGCTTGTAAGATAAGATAAACATAAAGTTTAGTTTCATTAAAGATTTAGTAATTCCAGATGAGTTAGTGAtgatttaacaatttttttggtcaaaattttgtacaataagTTCCTTGTGACCTTTTCAAATCTATTGTGGTACTCCAAATCTTAATTACATTCTCCAActcattgattttattaaatatatcaacTTCAAGAGGTTTTTACCTAGCTGAGTCATTTATTGACTTATAAGATTACTATTACTGCCAAGGATTACAACAGGACATACTTGAAACTATTGTTActagatataaattatttgtagtattAAAAGGACCAATTAACcagaatttcacaaaaaaaaatgaagatattatAGAAAAGAATCAATAATGATATAAACTGCCTTAACTACTTCTTCTTTCAATGATAAAATGAAACATAAACAGatatttatataagtttttttggCTGTATGTCCTTAGACAAAAGGCCAatagagaagaagaaataatttttttttaatacaacaggttaataatttttttattttaattggttttattCACATACCAAATGTCTAAATATCGAAAGTTGTTCTTCTAGATTGAAAATCTTTTGTGCTTCATCTATGAATCCAATTTCCTTAGCTAATTCGCAAAGACATCTTCTATTAGTCACCGGTACTAGATTTTCGTTGTACATGGCCTCACATGTAATGTGTGAACagaatgaattataattttcctaaaaaaaattgggaatgTATGAGAATCTGTGGATTTTCTAACTAAATATTAGTTTCACTTCACTCTGAGTTTCGGAAGTTTCAAAATGTGGTTAATAATGTGTATTCTATAACAAATTCTTGATTCTGGaacagaatttttgaaaaatcttcaactAACAATGATTGGTGGAtagaaaattagaattattggaTTTGtacattaatttataataataattttgattagtTACCTTGGTATTGATATTGCAAGTATTCAGTAATATTGCTAATCCCAGCGGTTTCAGATTAGACATAAATTTATTCCATTCTTTATCATCGAAATGCAATTTGAAAGGATCGTTGTGATGGTGAGTTAGATCTAGCACTTCGGTCACAGCACTGGGACTTTCTGGTTGAAAATTTGGGAAAATAGAATCTATATCACTGGATAAATCGTTCACGTTATCTAAGCTGaaataaacatacaaaaaaatatagaagttACTACAGAAAAATACCTGAGAGTTTTAAAATTATCAGAACAATGAttcgagaaaaaataaattgataaaataagaCCAGCTATAAAACAGGAAATTGATGATGtactaaaaaaaagaaatttaggaagagtttataaaatataaaggaGTTAATGGTACAGATACATatacagaaagaaaaaaaattttttgatgacaACAAATGGAATcaaactaaagaaaataaaaactaaaaaaactggGAACCGCTAATAGAGTGAAGATAAGATGCTAGGAAGATATGAGCACATCGGGATCtataaaaagatgaaaaacaaGGACTAATCTGTTTACAGGTAAACAGCTCTAATTTTACTCAACTAAATTCCACttatatccaaaaatatttcattaccaATAACATATTagcttttttgatttttatatcaaaatttttaattcattttaacgAATAAAGTACGTACCTGGAAGCGCGTGAATCGTGATTttgattatgtaaaaaaaatattttttcggcaGTGGGATTTGGCCATGAAAGAACCCCCTTTTTGTCAATACATCCTAATGcctaaaatagagaaatatttattaaatacctatatttaaaaaagagaaTAATTCTTTATAAACACTATCTGGATACCTCAGAAATCAATTTCTCGAAGCCACAAAGACTGGCTTGTATATGTACAACGGGGGCCATGAGAATAAGCCCAAAGCCTGCaatagaagtgattctaaatatCCCAATTATTACTGGAAATTGTGTAAGGAGAAAACCTCACTAAAACTATAGAAGGAGTCACAAGAGACAAACCAAAACCTTTATCCACATTTTCTCGAATTAAGAGTACTACCCCAGGGGCATAGTGCCTCAACAATAGAAATGGGACACAATCTATTCTTTTGATCGCACTGTATATGATACCCTGAATCACATACATACATACCCCGTCCAAAATGTATATTGGGTAGTTTTAGAAAGAGATTTCGAGATCAATAAAGGTGGTAGCTATCAATTGGTACCTAATtaataagaattaaaaaaaaccttCACAAGATTTCTAAAACCATCCTATATTCATATGGGAGAAGGTACATCAAAAGAAGAAAGGTTAAATCACTACTACATACATAATTCAGATAAaggtttttttatgttaaactTACAGTGACAGAACCGAGAACGTGAAGAATATTAGTGGATCTTGTAAGAATTTCCGGTTTCCCTctgagtattttcaaaaaatttaatagtatttCTTTTCGACTAATATTAAGACTTTCGTCATCTATAGGTGAACTATCTGCATCTTCTTCTAAATGCCTAATCTTCGTATCACATTGGGTACAGGCGTCAAAAATGGTTTTGATTCTACAAAAGTCACAATACACAGATGtgtataaactttttatatattaatataacaaCGGAATCATTCTTCATACAAAATTCTACCAAGTATAAAACCTAAATCACAGAGTTGTATACAAGGtattgtaaaaacaaaaattatgctcaaattatcaataaaatttaagaatctaatatttatcaatatcaaGGCATCTTCACTggaagttattttggtttttaaatataAGTGAACACATTGTATATTGGTTGTTAGAGCAAGTTGTATAAATGAATGTTGGATTTTAAAGGAAAGTTTCTTGGTTAATCTATTGAAATGCaacaaaaaattactgtttAGAAATCTTACCTCGCACTTCCAATATAATTTGCCAAATTCCAAAACAATGGAAATATCATGGGAAGTAATGGTAAAATAACATTACACGGTACAATAAATAAGGTATTTGATACTAAATATCGTCCAAAGTACTTGTGGAAAtagaaatatctaaataaattgataacaaTCACTAAAACAAAAGTAAAAGGTAAAATCATTTGTTCAACAATCTTTATAGTAACTAAATGCCTTTGTTGGTTTAGTTGAGATACCGGCCTATCCAAAGCTTGTTCaaggaatattttcaaattgtttaaataGGGAGTTTCCAGGAGGCGATACTTTTTAGGTTCGAGGGGTTTTCTATATTTAGGAGTGCTGAAAACTTCATTTGCATTTTGTAGGGTTGGCGCATATACTTCTTTAGCATGTAGCAGAGGAAACTCAGATTGTTTTTCTAGAGCTTCACAGTAACCTGGACTTATTTGacctaaaatttatttcaccTCAATGTAGTATTAATTTACCTCGATTTTTACTAATAAATACCTGGTCTAATAAGTACTATATCTCCTTTAACTAATAACGCCCAGGGTAAGTTGACGATTTCTCCATCTCGATAAGTCCATTGTAAAGTGATACAAGGTGAAAAAGGAGTGTATAAATCAGGATAATTTGCCTGCGTCCATTTGATTTGTTTCTTTTCCTTTATTAAGTTATCTAATACTGCTTGAATTTTATGTGGTATTTCTTGGTGTCTCAATTTATTGtcatatatttccaaaaaaacgtttattaataataatattaatacagGTATAGCTTCATATCCTCCCAAATTATCTCCTTCTAATAGATATCCAATAACAAGGGATGCAGCTGTCCACAGTCCAAATATTATAGACACTACATTTACAGTTGTACGTTGACTTTTGTAATGCAAAGCGTCTTTTAACCAGGATTTagattttctacaaaatatacTCGTATATTGCAAAAGTACTTGAATATTTCAACGATATCAATTCACCTGCATTTTAGTGAGATTTTATATTGAGAAAGTACATTGGAAATTTCTTCATATAGTTTATTAATTGCCTCTTCAGTTCTTAATCCGGTGTCATCATTttgaatttccatttttaaatagaaatataattattttcccATTATAAAATTAGACCAGATAACCTAAGCAGATCATAACACGTTAGGCAACCAACATTACATTTTGACCTTTACACAGCTGTTCTTCTTTTTGAGTAACAAATGAACTTTTCAAGATGTGTTACTTATATGGATGTATATCGGAGAAGGCCTGAATTTTTCCCACTTTTTGTGGAAACCTACGAAAATATAGcttcgaaaaataataattgaagtttaatatttttattttatccaattatgattgttttttcttattactgCTATATAAAATA harbors:
- the LOC130900106 gene encoding transmembrane protein 94 isoform X1, with product MEIQNDDTGLRTEEAINKLYEEISNVLSQYKISLKCRKSKSWLKDALHYKSQRTTVNVVSIIFGLWTAASLVIGYLLEGDNLGGYEAIPVLILLLINVFLEIYDNKLRHQEIPHKIQAVLDNLIKEKKQIKWTQANYPDLYTPFSPCITLQWTYRDGEIVNLPWALLVKGDIVLIRPGQISPGYCEALEKQSEFPLLHAKEVYAPTLQNANEVFSTPKYRKPLEPKKYRLLETPYLNNLKIFLEQALDRPVSQLNQQRHLVTIKIVEQMILPFTFVLVIVINLFRYFYFHKYFGRYLVSNTLFIVPCNVILPLLPMIFPLFWNLANYIGSARIKTIFDACTQCDTKIRHLEEDADSSPIDDESLNISRKEILLNFLKILRGKPEILTRSTNILHVLGSVTALGCIDKKGVLSWPNPTAEKIFFLHNQNHDSRASSLDNVNDLSSDIDSIFPNFQPESPSAVTEVLDLTHHHNDPFKLHFDDKEWNKFMSNLKPLGLAILLNTCNINTKENYNSFCSHITCEAMYNENLVPVTNRRCLCELAKEIGFIDEAQKIFNLEEQLSIFRHLQTEMMRRDNKYARSLQLSTKLKFPFPHMFAVIVQELSTGNMQLLSEGTADIVLDSCVDYWDGHDLVPLSNTDRKRIQDFYQRSSLTAYCTAFAYRPLIKTIHSKLSEVYLELPSDSRHLYLSQRSPTPVHWDVKSVLEPKIKSTQYYSADSLLYNECHADTVTDAESCFQIQCNQIFIGMVTMQYQVLIDMVHLIEQLERACIRFVHFSKENELRSRVFSEKMGLESGWNCHISLLSERNRGENGGQAEASFSPPQQRHRCMIQSVKRNQNSPRIDDKPFLINSSNLESSRTMSFSAPSAINLEHSTVKFEKEVEKFNIERKRSEQQEETEETSQESFLLQADNTAPEWQSLSNLTESTEHSAPINFDMSNRAKLPRGIDKIRPHIELIDNVPLLVSLFTDCTPDVTREMLQIMQDYNEVVCIMGSAENCDNAGVFMQADASISVMPLYPQVCQKIKAYKTPENCIGPIDLSGQLNSIPCSLAIQRDAPLPVYRLVMESRNFVTSIWNSGQFWLCCCIALSLLQVLSTVLMLPGLLTTGQVLWFSCLVVPLLSVSLMARPIDPDVMKKPQGKNQNLTNWNVAVFILWCYGSKYLVSFIVVLTSYIGILTNHCEQICAVLSNCTCAFFYNPVILTESASMGGWDENEWTLLVARLIISFIILLHFVAISIGFIHRDHLVFQKSPHSNIYWLIAIFILITSQSIYTILTFVNITETQDVNTEFSIPLWVIIFAGVSPLVVFVVNELVKRQEIMVKERFLKRARLDFGTKLGMNSPF